A genomic segment from uncultured Marinifilum sp. encodes:
- a CDS encoding acetate--CoA ligase family protein: MINEQLLKPKSIVVVGGSDDVQKPGGKVLKNLIDGDFKGDLYVANPKMDQVQGVKSFKDPKDLPQVDLAILAIAAKFCPSTIKFLAEEKNTRAFIILSAGFSEENEEGAKLEQEIVDTINSVGGSLIGPNCIGVLNPNYNGVFTTPIPALDPKGCDFITGSGATAVFIMESAVPKGLSFASVYSVGNSAQMGVEEIMKYLDESFDPETSSKVKLLYIENIDKPEMLLKHASSLIRKGCKIAAIKSGGSEAGSRAASSHTGALASSDVAVDALFKKAGIVRCAGRDELATVASIFMHPELNGKNIAIITHAGGPAVMLTDSLSNNGLEVPHIDGPKADALLEKLYAGSSVANPIDFLATGTAQQLGDIIDACENDFDNIDAMAVIFGSPGLFPVYDVYDLLHEKMKECKKPIYPILPSVVNVKDEIAHFMAKGRTSFPDEVIFGDALAKVYNTAKPEAKEIDLPNVDKDGIRKIIDGAENGYLSPEQIHNLLDAAGIDRAKEGVADTEEEIVALAKEIGFPLVMKVVGPVHKSDVGGVTLNVKDEATVRSEFKRMMQIKDTYAVMLAQMLSGTEVFIGAKREDKFGHMVLCGLGGIFIEVLKDVKASLAPISNDEAHEMIQGLKSYGIIKGVRGQEPVNEDKFAEAITRVAALMKVAPEIFEMDLNPLLGNKDAVVAVDARIRIEK; this comes from the coding sequence ATGATAAACGAACAATTACTTAAGCCAAAAAGTATTGTTGTTGTGGGAGGTTCCGACGACGTACAAAAACCAGGAGGAAAAGTTCTGAAAAACTTAATAGATGGCGATTTTAAAGGCGATCTTTATGTTGCTAATCCTAAAATGGACCAGGTTCAAGGAGTAAAATCTTTTAAAGATCCTAAAGATTTACCTCAGGTAGATCTTGCCATTCTTGCTATCGCAGCTAAGTTTTGTCCTTCAACAATTAAATTTCTTGCTGAAGAGAAAAATACCCGAGCTTTTATTATTCTTTCTGCCGGATTTAGTGAAGAAAATGAAGAAGGTGCCAAGTTAGAGCAAGAGATTGTTGATACTATAAACTCAGTTGGGGGTTCTTTAATTGGACCTAATTGTATAGGTGTTTTAAATCCAAATTACAATGGTGTTTTTACTACTCCTATTCCTGCTCTCGATCCAAAAGGTTGCGATTTTATTACCGGATCGGGTGCAACAGCTGTTTTCATAATGGAATCGGCTGTTCCTAAAGGATTATCTTTTGCAAGTGTTTATTCGGTTGGTAACTCAGCTCAAATGGGTGTGGAAGAAATCATGAAATATCTCGATGAAAGTTTCGATCCGGAAACGAGTAGTAAAGTAAAATTACTTTATATCGAGAATATCGATAAACCAGAAATGCTCTTAAAGCATGCTTCTTCCTTAATCCGAAAAGGGTGTAAGATTGCTGCTATAAAATCTGGTGGATCAGAAGCGGGTAGTCGAGCTGCCTCTTCTCATACTGGTGCATTGGCTAGTTCCGATGTGGCTGTCGATGCATTATTTAAAAAGGCCGGAATTGTTCGATGCGCAGGAAGAGATGAGCTGGCAACAGTGGCTTCCATATTTATGCATCCAGAATTAAATGGCAAAAACATTGCTATTATAACACATGCAGGAGGACCTGCTGTAATGTTAACCGATTCGCTTTCTAATAATGGTTTGGAAGTGCCTCATATCGATGGACCAAAAGCCGATGCTTTGTTAGAAAAATTATATGCCGGATCATCTGTAGCTAATCCAATCGACTTTTTAGCTACTGGAACAGCTCAGCAGTTAGGTGATATTATAGATGCTTGTGAAAACGACTTCGATAATATTGATGCTATGGCAGTAATTTTTGGTAGTCCGGGATTATTCCCCGTTTACGATGTGTATGATTTGCTGCATGAAAAAATGAAAGAGTGCAAAAAACCAATTTATCCTATTCTTCCATCGGTAGTGAATGTGAAAGATGAAATTGCACATTTTATGGCTAAAGGAAGAACCAGTTTTCCCGATGAAGTTATTTTTGGAGATGCATTAGCAAAAGTATACAATACAGCTAAGCCTGAAGCAAAAGAAATTGATCTGCCAAATGTTGATAAAGATGGTATTCGAAAAATTATTGATGGGGCTGAAAATGGTTATTTAAGTCCTGAGCAAATTCATAATTTGTTAGATGCAGCAGGTATTGATAGAGCTAAAGAAGGAGTGGCCGATACAGAAGAAGAAATTGTTGCTCTTGCAAAAGAGATTGGCTTTCCACTGGTAATGAAAGTGGTTGGACCTGTTCATAAATCAGATGTAGGAGGTGTAACTCTTAATGTGAAAGATGAAGCAACTGTGCGTTCCGAATTTAAGAGAATGATGCAGATTAAAGATACTTATGCCGTAATGTTGGCACAAATGCTTAGTGGTACCGAAGTGTTTATTGGAGCAAAGCGTGAAGATAAATTCGGACACATGGTATTGTGCGGATTAGGAGGTATCTTTATCGAAGTTCTAAAAGATGTAAAAGCATCTCTTGCGCCAATTTCTAATGATGAAGCTCACGAAATGATTCAGGGTTTGAAATCTTACGGTATCATTAAAGGAGTGAGAGGGCAAGAGCCTGTTAACGAAGATAAATTTGCTGAAGCAATTACAAGAGTTGCAGCTTTAATGAAAGTAGCTCCCGAAATTTTCGAAATGGACCTAAATCCTTTGTTGGGAAATAAAGATGCCGTTGTTGCTGTCGATGCAAGAATTAGAATAGAAAAATAA
- the hydE gene encoding [FeFe] hydrogenase H-cluster radical SAM maturase HydE: MSKNIGQILLQNEYSKEDIVCLLQAKGEDEKALFRKSSEIKLKYVGKNVYFRGLIEFSNICEKDCLYCGIRSSNKHVSRYNIADAEILKAAKFAYENKYASLVLQSGERSDKAFINRITKLLKEIKKLSNNELGITISLGEQTKETYQDWFNAGAHRYLLRIESSNKDLYNKIHPNNDKHSHETRLKCLQYLQDIGYQTGTGVMIGLPFQTYEDLAKDLLFMQKFDIDMVGMGPYIEHDETPLYEFRDSLMSLNDRFRLTLRMIAVLRILMKDINIAAATALQAIDPLGREKALRLGANVIMPNITPTNERANYLLYKNKPCIDEGADDCTNCMEARINMADGEIGYGKWGDSKHFSRRIKK, translated from the coding sequence ATGTCAAAAAATATTGGGCAAATTTTACTGCAAAATGAATATTCGAAAGAAGATATCGTTTGCTTATTGCAAGCTAAAGGAGAAGACGAAAAAGCTTTGTTTAGAAAATCGTCTGAAATAAAATTAAAATATGTTGGAAAAAATGTGTATTTCAGGGGCTTAATAGAATTTTCAAATATTTGCGAAAAAGATTGTTTGTATTGTGGAATAAGATCTAGTAATAAACATGTAAGCAGATACAATATTGCAGATGCAGAAATTTTAAAAGCAGCAAAATTTGCCTACGAAAATAAATATGCTTCTTTGGTCTTACAATCAGGTGAAAGATCAGACAAAGCCTTTATTAATAGGATTACTAAACTCCTTAAAGAAATAAAAAAATTAAGTAACAACGAACTAGGAATAACCATTTCGCTAGGAGAACAAACAAAAGAAACCTATCAGGATTGGTTTAATGCCGGAGCACATCGTTATCTATTAAGAATTGAATCGAGCAATAAGGATCTTTACAATAAAATTCATCCGAATAACGACAAACATTCGCACGAAACCAGATTGAAGTGTCTTCAATATCTACAAGACATTGGATACCAAACCGGAACAGGGGTTATGATTGGACTTCCTTTTCAGACTTATGAAGATTTGGCCAAGGATCTTTTATTTATGCAAAAATTTGACATTGACATGGTTGGTATGGGACCTTATATTGAGCATGACGAAACACCTCTCTATGAATTTCGCGACAGTTTAATGAGCCTGAACGATAGATTTAGATTAACATTAAGAATGATTGCTGTACTTCGGATATTAATGAAAGATATTAATATTGCTGCAGCAACTGCACTTCAGGCAATTGATCCTTTAGGCAGAGAAAAAGCTCTCCGGCTTGGTGCTAATGTTATAATGCCTAACATAACTCCTACCAACGAAAGAGCCAACTATCTTCTATATAAAAACAAACCCTGCATTGATGAAGGTGCCGACGATTGCACTAATTGCATGGAAGCCAGAATTAATATGGCTGATGGGGAAATTGGTTATGGAAAATGGGGAGACTCAAAACATTTTAGTAGGAGAATTAAGAAATAA
- the hydG gene encoding [FeFe] hydrogenase H-cluster radical SAM maturase HydG — MKMIYKPQEYRIKDERMKPFIDEAEIFEILDAADASKENVRRIIKKSLDKNRLSLQETAILLKTEDPELIEEIKEGARTLKQKVYGDRIVIFAPLYVGNKCVNNCTYCGFRASNKKQVRTTLSHSQIETEVTALEDNGQKRLILVYGEHPMYDANFIADSVRSVYSVKSGNGEIRRVNINAAPLDIEGYKIVKESGIGTYQIFQETYHREAYAKYHISGKKKDYNWRLTGLDRAQEALIDDVGIGALFGLYDWKFEVMGLIRHVNHFEACYNIGPHTISFPRIKSASDSNIDPKYEVSDEEFIRLVAILRLAVPYTGMILTARESQEVREEVIRLGVSQIDAGTNIQLGGYSKESRKDQKLDHEQFEIGDTRSLGEVIDELIDKEYLPSFCTACYRLGRTGEHFMEFSVPGFIKRYCTQNAILTLAEYLEDYGTPEVKEKGYKLIDKKKKELEKTQNVKELEERLSLVKNGERDLYF, encoded by the coding sequence ATGAAAATGATTTACAAACCTCAAGAGTATCGGATTAAAGATGAAAGGATGAAACCTTTTATTGACGAAGCGGAAATATTTGAAATTTTGGACGCTGCCGATGCATCAAAAGAAAATGTTCGTCGAATTATTAAAAAGTCCTTAGATAAGAACAGGCTAAGTTTGCAGGAAACTGCAATTCTGTTAAAAACAGAAGATCCTGAACTTATCGAAGAAATTAAAGAAGGAGCAAGAACACTAAAACAAAAAGTTTATGGTGATAGAATTGTAATATTTGCTCCTCTTTATGTAGGTAATAAGTGTGTAAATAACTGCACTTATTGCGGGTTTAGAGCTTCTAATAAAAAACAAGTACGAACGACCTTGTCTCACTCACAAATAGAAACAGAAGTTACGGCTCTTGAAGATAATGGACAAAAGAGATTAATTTTGGTGTATGGTGAACACCCTATGTATGATGCAAATTTTATTGCAGATTCGGTACGTTCTGTTTATAGTGTAAAATCGGGTAATGGTGAAATTCGAAGAGTAAATATTAATGCAGCTCCCTTAGATATAGAAGGTTATAAAATCGTTAAGGAATCAGGAATTGGTACTTATCAGATTTTTCAGGAAACTTACCATCGCGAAGCTTATGCGAAATATCATATTAGTGGAAAGAAAAAGGATTACAACTGGCGTTTAACAGGACTTGATAGAGCACAGGAAGCTTTAATTGATGATGTTGGAATTGGTGCATTATTTGGCTTGTACGATTGGAAATTTGAGGTTATGGGTCTAATTAGGCATGTAAATCACTTCGAGGCATGTTATAATATCGGGCCACATACCATTTCGTTTCCTAGAATAAAATCTGCTTCCGATTCTAATATAGATCCAAAATACGAAGTAAGCGATGAGGAGTTCATTCGTTTGGTGGCTATTTTACGATTAGCAGTTCCTTATACAGGAATGATTTTAACAGCCAGAGAATCTCAGGAGGTTAGAGAAGAGGTTATTCGTTTGGGAGTATCGCAAATTGATGCAGGTACTAACATTCAGCTTGGAGGTTATTCTAAAGAATCTCGTAAGGACCAAAAGTTGGATCATGAACAGTTCGAAATTGGAGATACAAGAAGTCTTGGTGAAGTAATCGATGAGTTAATTGACAAAGAATATTTGCCTTCGTTTTGTACTGCCTGTTATCGTTTAGGTAGAACAGGAGAACATTTTATGGAATTTTCGGTTCCTGGCTTTATAAAGCGTTATTGTACACAAAATGCAATTTTAACTTTGGCCGAATATCTCGAAGATTATGGAACTCCGGAGGTAAAGGAAAAAGGATATAAGCTGATTGATAAAAAGAAAAAGGAACTTGAAAAAACACAGAATGTTAAAGAATTGGAAGAGCGCTTGAGTTTGGTGAAAAATGGAGAAAGAGATCTTTACTTTTAG
- a CDS encoding DUF4270 family protein produces MRSINVILFFSIVAFFLSCNSDVLDEHEIGNNLIDETSEVVMVDTFTIQSSTVILDSVLTSDFSSAVFGRYKDDYFGEIKSEVYSLVDLGSSFNRSTTTIAGATVNVPIQFDSLAIIAYTDGRYYGDTLQPQTIAIHRLTEDLEVPEDQYGFYAHNEFDYEETPLFEGEFYLHPIKQSEYSEDVDSDNLEYKGEGLYFKMESESAIALGKEIVDYVNDEDEIVEESIKWYDFFKGIVIRPGDENTNMFYLALSDSKFKIRLYYSDTDYSEAGISKFHDFPLVTSDGNGDKSFVNYSSDRSSTPQDLSRLVVRDEELKSEDTDNLSFVQGGIGMYTKINIPYVENLVTLGLTGGILKAELLAYPKDQSYDDEMIKLPTTTMNVYVTNEDNDFVTPLINSSTSSNLTFDYYLNEQNEDESFYGLSLTSYINDILVNGKEYEDALLVGFDQSGVGNTYDRLIFENDIESDFRMRLKVTYVVQR; encoded by the coding sequence ATGAGATCAATTAATGTAATTTTATTTTTTTCCATCGTAGCGTTTTTCTTAAGTTGTAATTCTGATGTTTTAGATGAACATGAGATTGGAAACAATTTAATCGATGAAACAAGCGAAGTTGTAATGGTAGATACTTTTACAATTCAAAGTTCGACTGTAATATTAGATTCAGTTTTAACATCCGACTTTAGTAGTGCAGTATTTGGAAGATATAAGGATGATTATTTTGGAGAAATAAAATCTGAGGTTTATAGCTTGGTTGATTTGGGATCTTCATTTAATAGAAGTACAACAACTATTGCAGGTGCAACAGTTAATGTGCCTATTCAATTCGATTCATTAGCCATTATTGCTTATACAGATGGTAGATATTATGGTGATACATTGCAGCCACAAACAATTGCAATACATCGATTAACAGAAGATTTGGAAGTGCCAGAAGATCAGTACGGTTTTTATGCACACAATGAGTTTGATTATGAGGAGACTCCACTTTTTGAAGGCGAATTTTATTTGCATCCAATTAAGCAATCGGAGTATAGCGAAGATGTAGATAGTGATAATTTAGAATACAAAGGAGAAGGCTTGTATTTTAAAATGGAAAGTGAAAGTGCAATAGCTCTAGGTAAAGAAATTGTTGATTATGTGAATGATGAAGACGAGATTGTAGAAGAGAGTATTAAATGGTACGATTTTTTTAAAGGTATTGTTATTCGACCAGGCGATGAGAATACCAATATGTTTTATCTTGCCTTATCGGATAGTAAATTTAAAATAAGATTGTATTATAGTGATACTGATTATTCTGAAGCTGGTATTTCTAAGTTTCATGATTTTCCTTTGGTAACATCCGATGGAAATGGAGACAAGAGCTTTGTAAACTATTCTTCTGATAGAAGTTCAACTCCGCAGGATCTTAGCAGACTTGTAGTGCGTGATGAAGAATTAAAATCTGAAGATACTGATAACTTAAGTTTTGTGCAGGGAGGGATTGGAATGTATACTAAAATTAATATCCCTTATGTCGAGAACCTTGTTACTTTAGGTTTAACTGGTGGTATTCTAAAAGCAGAGCTATTGGCCTATCCTAAAGATCAGAGTTACGATGATGAAATGATTAAATTACCAACAACTACAATGAATGTATATGTTACAAATGAAGATAACGATTTTGTAACTCCACTTATTAATTCGTCTACGAGTTCTAATTTAACTTTCGATTATTACCTAAACGAACAAAATGAAGATGAATCTTTTTATGGCTTGAGTTTAACAAGTTATATTAACGATATTCTTGTTAACGGTAAAGAATACGAAGATGCTCTCTTGGTTGGATTTGATCAATCTGGAGTTGGTAATACTTACGATAGATTAATTTTTGAAAATGATATAGAGTCTGATTTTAGGATGAGGCTAAAAGTTACCTATGTAGTGCAGCGATAG
- a CDS encoding galactose oxidase, which yields MKQRLLIVFFALSLFISSCGSSNDLDGNWIKSSSFEGNARSGAVSFVVGDVAYVGTGYDGQDCLKTFYKCELDEYGDVKWTRVTNEFPGEARREAVAFISNGKAYVGLGVNDDDDRLGDFYEFDPATETWNTTSVDMTDGPSARQGSVSFSIGNVGYVGTGYGWQEGDDRNYLKDFYKYENNTWTKIAFNGEKTRNSTAFVINDKAYVVSGENSLKYVWEYDPANGWDRKEYLDDDNDWENVQRYQAVSFVINNKGYIVTGRSSGLSREVWEYDPTRDDWNEKTSLEDEVISREDAVAFTIGGRGFFTTGTVVGSGSYFDDMWEFDPTMDETDDDN from the coding sequence ATGAAACAACGATTATTAATAGTATTTTTCGCATTATCACTGTTTATCTCAAGCTGTGGCAGTAGTAATGATTTGGATGGTAACTGGATAAAAAGCTCTTCTTTCGAAGGAAATGCACGTAGTGGTGCAGTTAGCTTCGTTGTTGGCGATGTAGCTTATGTTGGAACTGGTTATGATGGACAAGATTGCTTAAAAACTTTTTACAAGTGTGAACTTGATGAGTATGGTGATGTTAAATGGACTAGAGTTACTAATGAATTTCCTGGAGAAGCTAGAAGAGAAGCTGTTGCATTTATTTCTAACGGTAAAGCTTATGTAGGTTTAGGAGTAAATGATGATGATGATCGTTTAGGCGATTTTTACGAGTTTGATCCTGCTACAGAAACATGGAATACCACAAGTGTAGACATGACTGACGGTCCTTCTGCAAGACAAGGTTCTGTTTCATTCTCAATTGGTAACGTTGGATACGTTGGAACAGGTTACGGATGGCAAGAAGGTGATGATAGAAATTACCTTAAAGATTTTTATAAGTACGAAAATAATACCTGGACCAAAATTGCTTTTAACGGTGAAAAAACTAGAAACTCTACAGCTTTTGTTATCAACGATAAAGCTTATGTTGTTTCTGGAGAAAACAGTTTAAAATATGTTTGGGAATATGATCCTGCTAATGGATGGGACAGAAAAGAATATCTTGACGATGATAACGACTGGGAAAATGTACAACGTTATCAAGCAGTATCTTTCGTAATAAATAACAAAGGATACATTGTTACAGGACGTAGCTCAGGACTTTCAAGAGAAGTTTGGGAATATGACCCAACAAGAGATGATTGGAATGAAAAAACATCTTTAGAAGATGAAGTTATTTCAAGAGAAGATGCTGTTGCTTTTACTATTGGAGGTAGAGGTTTCTTTACAACTGGTACAGTTGTTGGTTCTGGTTCTTATTTCGACGATATGTGGGAATTTGATCCAACAATGGACGAAACTGACGATGATAACTAG
- a CDS encoding NAD(P)H-dependent oxidoreductase subunit E gives MAKIKLAKSKVDKLVEICKSFNNEGSELINVLHKAQHTFGYLPAEVQEIIARELNVSVAHVYGVVTFYSFFSMVPKGEFPISICMGTACYVRGAEKVLDEFKRQLNVAVGETTEDGKFSISCLRCVGACGLAPVVTIGERVYGRVAAGDVADIIKEYQQ, from the coding sequence ATGGCAAAAATTAAATTAGCAAAATCCAAAGTGGATAAGCTTGTGGAGATTTGCAAATCATTTAATAATGAGGGAAGCGAATTAATAAATGTGCTTCATAAAGCTCAGCATACCTTTGGCTATTTGCCTGCAGAAGTTCAGGAGATTATTGCTCGGGAGTTAAATGTATCTGTTGCTCATGTATATGGTGTAGTAACTTTTTATTCATTTTTCTCGATGGTGCCTAAAGGCGAGTTCCCCATTTCAATTTGTATGGGAACAGCTTGTTATGTGCGCGGGGCAGAGAAGGTACTTGATGAATTTAAACGACAGTTAAATGTGGCTGTAGGTGAAACTACCGAGGATGGTAAATTCTCGATTAGTTGTCTGCGTTGTGTTGGTGCTTGTGGTTTAGCTCCGGTTGTAACCATTGGTGAGCGTGTATATGGTCGTGTTGCTGCTGGTGATGTTGCCGATATTATTAAAGAATATCAACAATAA
- a CDS encoding NADH-dependent [FeFe] hydrogenase, group A6: protein MIKLTIDNKQVEVPQGTTILDAAKGIGIEIPTLCYMNLGDMGIEHKPGGCRICVVEVEGRRNLAPSCNTKCDEGMVVHTHTMRVLNARKTVMELMLSDHPFDCLVCAKSGNCDLQTIAQQLGVREIHYKGEQSTYKVDYSPSIIRDMDKCIMCRRCETMCNEIQTVGALSAVNRGFESVVAPAFEMDLEKSVCTYCGQCVAVCPTGALTEKDHTNQLIRDLANPNKTVVVQTAPAVRAALGEEFGMEAGTLVTGKMVAALRALGFNSVFDTDFAADLTIMEEGTELLDRLKRHLDGDKTVKLPILTSCCPAWVNFFEHQFPDMKEIPSTARSPQQMFGPIAKNYLAKQLGIKREDMIVVSIMPCLAKKYECQRDEFKVDGDPDVNYSITTRELANLIKQANMDFKALPDEDFDNPLGESTGAGVIFGTTGGVIEAAARTAYELFTGKTLEKVDFESLRGMEGIRSATVDFDGLPINIGIAHGLGNARKLLEDIRDGKSQYHAIEIMACPGGCIGGGGQPLHHGDSSILKKRAAAIYREDAGKAIRKSHENPYIIKLYEEFLGKPCGELSHKLLHTHYFDKSNDIEIE, encoded by the coding sequence ATGATCAAATTAACCATTGATAATAAACAGGTAGAAGTACCTCAGGGAACTACTATTTTAGATGCAGCCAAAGGAATTGGAATTGAAATTCCTACCCTTTGTTACATGAATTTGGGTGATATGGGCATTGAGCACAAACCCGGTGGTTGTCGAATTTGTGTTGTAGAGGTTGAAGGACGTCGTAATCTTGCTCCATCATGTAATACAAAATGTGACGAGGGAATGGTTGTTCATACTCACACTATGCGTGTTTTAAATGCACGCAAAACAGTAATGGAGCTGATGCTTTCTGATCACCCATTTGATTGTTTGGTTTGTGCAAAATCAGGCAATTGCGATTTACAAACCATTGCTCAGCAATTGGGAGTTCGCGAAATTCATTATAAAGGAGAGCAATCAACTTATAAGGTGGATTATTCACCTTCAATTATTCGCGACATGGACAAGTGTATTATGTGTCGACGTTGTGAAACAATGTGTAATGAAATTCAAACTGTTGGAGCACTCTCTGCTGTTAACAGAGGATTCGAGTCGGTTGTGGCTCCTGCTTTCGAAATGGATTTGGAAAAATCGGTTTGTACCTATTGTGGTCAGTGTGTGGCTGTTTGTCCAACCGGAGCATTAACAGAGAAAGATCATACAAATCAGTTGATTAGAGATCTTGCTAATCCGAATAAAACAGTAGTTGTTCAAACCGCTCCGGCAGTTCGTGCTGCATTGGGCGAGGAATTTGGAATGGAAGCAGGAACATTGGTAACTGGAAAAATGGTTGCAGCATTGCGTGCTTTAGGTTTTAATAGTGTATTTGATACCGATTTTGCTGCCGACCTTACTATTATGGAGGAAGGTACAGAGCTATTAGACCGTTTAAAAAGACATTTAGATGGTGATAAAACCGTAAAACTTCCAATTCTTACTTCATGTTGTCCTGCTTGGGTAAATTTCTTCGAACATCAGTTTCCTGATATGAAAGAAATTCCATCTACGGCCCGTTCTCCTCAGCAAATGTTTGGTCCAATAGCTAAAAATTATTTAGCTAAGCAGTTGGGAATTAAGCGTGAAGATATGATTGTTGTTTCTATTATGCCTTGTTTGGCTAAGAAATATGAATGTCAGCGCGATGAGTTTAAGGTAGACGGAGACCCAGATGTAAACTATTCTATAACAACTCGGGAACTGGCTAATTTAATTAAACAGGCCAATATGGATTTTAAAGCTCTTCCTGATGAAGATTTTGACAATCCTTTGGGTGAATCGACTGGTGCAGGTGTAATTTTTGGAACTACAGGTGGGGTTATCGAAGCTGCTGCTCGTACTGCTTATGAGTTGTTTACAGGTAAAACTCTTGAGAAAGTTGACTTTGAATCACTGCGTGGTATGGAAGGTATTCGTAGTGCTACTGTCGATTTCGATGGACTCCCAATTAATATTGGTATAGCTCACGGATTGGGAAATGCACGTAAATTGCTCGAAGATATTCGTGATGGAAAATCTCAATATCATGCAATCGAAATAATGGCATGTCCTGGTGGTTGTATTGGTGGTGGCGGTCAGCCATTGCATCATGGCGATTCTTCTATTCTAAAGAAACGTGCCGCAGCTATTTATCGTGAAGATGCTGGTAAGGCAATTCGTAAATCTCATGAAAATCCATACATTATTAAATTGTATGAAGAATTTTTGGGTAAGCCATGTGGTGAGTTATCTCATAAATTATTGCATACTCACTATTTCGATAAGAGTAATGATATTGAGATAGAATAG